In Arcanobacterium wilhelmae, the following are encoded in one genomic region:
- the malQ gene encoding 4-alpha-glucanotransferase, which translates to MASREKLLSLANAYRVATEYWDFDGNLTQVEDETLSAVLAAMGVDTSSDEAADAALKAKDEAPWRQILPTCTVARDDQDYSVLVHVPDGWSVKLEAYLEDGTTITLPQADDFTPPRNIDGHMIGQARFLVPAGTATGYHTLHAEVSFEDSEVRHDSAPLIVTPARLDNSTLNERRSWGMMAQLYSVRSAESWGIGDTRDLAEMASTFGALGADYLLVNPLHAAEPIEPLENSPYLPTTRRFFNPMYIRPEDIPEVAYLSGPDRSLVAWAGEDVKKASLKNEHIDRNASWSAKRKALEVIYAAGRSQSRQREFERYCEMEGQGLADFALWCAIVEHYEGAFPEKLRDIKSPYVARERRELADRVQFWMWLQWVMDSQLEDAQELATRAGMRFGIAHDLAVGVHSAGSDRWTIPEAFANGVEVGAPADMYNQQGQNWSQPPWRPDSLEKMAYSPLRDMARTVLRHAGMIRVDHVAGLFRLWWIPVGASAAKGTYVYFNHEAMVGVLLLEAQRAGAIVVGEDLGTVEPWTRDYLKERGIFGTSVFWFEKSDDGMPLPPEQYRSDVLASVDTHDLPPAAGYLAGEHVELRERLGLLVEPVEKVRADAELEKEQVLHRLREYGLVGENPSEREIVEALHVYVARTPAPLVCVSLVDAVGERRAQNQPGTFNEYPNWCIPLADGTEEVVLTEDLSTNPRLQSLVSTLNAAMAEEEAKRH; encoded by the coding sequence ATGGCCTCTCGCGAGAAATTACTTTCATTGGCAAACGCCTACCGCGTTGCCACAGAGTATTGGGATTTTGATGGAAATCTTACCCAGGTAGAGGATGAGACCCTCTCCGCAGTCCTTGCAGCTATGGGTGTTGATACGTCGTCGGACGAGGCCGCGGATGCGGCGCTCAAGGCGAAAGACGAAGCTCCGTGGCGCCAGATTCTTCCTACCTGTACGGTTGCTCGCGACGATCAGGACTACTCTGTGCTCGTGCACGTGCCAGACGGTTGGTCGGTGAAGCTCGAAGCATACCTCGAGGACGGCACCACGATCACGTTGCCGCAGGCCGACGATTTCACGCCGCCGCGTAACATTGACGGACACATGATCGGTCAGGCTCGTTTCCTCGTGCCCGCGGGAACAGCAACCGGCTATCACACCCTTCACGCTGAGGTATCGTTTGAGGATTCTGAGGTTCGCCACGATTCAGCTCCGCTGATCGTCACCCCTGCGCGCCTGGATAACTCGACGCTCAATGAGCGTCGATCCTGGGGCATGATGGCCCAGCTGTACTCGGTGCGCTCCGCCGAATCGTGGGGTATTGGTGATACGCGTGATCTCGCGGAAATGGCGTCCACCTTCGGTGCTCTTGGCGCGGATTACCTGCTCGTGAACCCGCTGCACGCCGCGGAGCCGATCGAGCCGCTCGAGAACTCTCCCTACCTTCCGACTACCCGTCGTTTCTTCAACCCGATGTACATCCGCCCGGAGGATATCCCTGAGGTTGCCTACCTTTCCGGCCCGGATCGCTCGTTGGTGGCATGGGCTGGCGAGGACGTGAAGAAGGCGTCGCTGAAGAATGAGCATATTGATCGCAATGCTTCATGGAGTGCGAAGCGCAAGGCCCTCGAGGTGATCTACGCTGCTGGGCGTTCACAGTCGCGCCAGCGCGAGTTTGAGCGCTACTGCGAGATGGAAGGCCAGGGCCTGGCAGATTTCGCGCTCTGGTGCGCAATTGTTGAGCACTACGAAGGGGCTTTCCCGGAGAAGTTGCGCGATATCAAGTCGCCATACGTGGCGCGTGAGCGGCGCGAGCTCGCGGACCGCGTGCAGTTCTGGATGTGGCTCCAGTGGGTGATGGATTCCCAGCTTGAGGATGCTCAAGAGCTCGCAACGCGCGCTGGCATGCGCTTCGGTATCGCCCACGATCTTGCCGTTGGTGTGCACTCGGCCGGATCGGATCGCTGGACGATCCCTGAGGCGTTTGCGAATGGCGTTGAAGTGGGCGCTCCTGCGGATATGTACAACCAGCAGGGCCAGAACTGGTCGCAGCCGCCGTGGCGCCCAGATTCCCTGGAGAAGATGGCGTACTCGCCGCTTCGCGACATGGCTCGCACGGTGCTCCGCCATGCTGGCATGATCCGCGTGGACCACGTCGCTGGCTTGTTCCGCCTGTGGTGGATCCCGGTTGGTGCTTCGGCAGCGAAGGGCACGTACGTGTACTTCAACCACGAGGCAATGGTTGGCGTGCTGCTGCTGGAGGCGCAGCGTGCTGGCGCGATCGTGGTGGGCGAGGACCTGGGCACGGTTGAACCCTGGACCCGCGATTATCTCAAGGAGCGCGGCATCTTCGGTACGTCTGTGTTCTGGTTCGAGAAGAGCGACGACGGCATGCCGCTCCCGCCTGAGCAGTACCGTTCGGATGTTCTGGCTTCGGTTGATACGCACGATCTTCCCCCGGCCGCTGGATATCTTGCGGGCGAGCACGTGGAACTGCGCGAGCGTCTCGGATTGCTTGTTGAGCCAGTGGAGAAGGTCCGGGCCGATGCGGAGCTTGAGAAGGAGCAGGTGCTTCACCGTCTGCGTGAGTACGGATTGGTGGGGGAGAACCCGTCCGAGCGTGAGATCGTTGAGGCTTTGCACGTGTATGTGGCTCGTACACCGGCTCCGCTCGTTTGCGTGTCGCTCGTCGACGCCGTTGGTGAACGTCGCGCTCAGAACCAGCCGGGCACATTCAACGAGTACCCCAACTGGTGTATCCCGCTCGCGGACGGCACCGAGGAAGTGGTTCTCACGGAGGATCTTTCCACGAACCCGCGTCTGCAGTCGCTGGTTTCCACCTTGAATGCCGCCATGGCTGAAGAGGAAGCGAAGCGCCACTGA
- a CDS encoding acyl-CoA thioesterase, with the protein MATYLTMPQTDAEPLGSVLRTLQLREISFGTYEGNNLNQVTGRVYGGQVFAQAVIAAAATLGNGESDREIHSINAAFLRPGDLREPVHFEVEEILDGRSFSTRIVHASQGGRMIFNARASFQEVQPGVEHESPTPHAPDPVSLASSTDFFANLDLPVARMMNSTNAVDIRHVQPPLWVRPAPATSEPNLIWFRLRSPLPEAGQTLQRALLAYATDQFMLEPIMRMHGMFWLDPAVSLATLDHQIWWHRDVDMSDWVLAELSSPSAQGGRGLAVAKFFQKGRHVATMSQEGMVRRKDSRG; encoded by the coding sequence ATGGCAACGTACCTGACGATGCCGCAGACCGACGCTGAACCGCTTGGTTCCGTGTTACGAACGTTGCAGTTGCGCGAGATTTCGTTCGGCACGTACGAGGGCAACAACCTCAACCAGGTCACGGGGCGTGTTTACGGCGGGCAGGTGTTTGCACAGGCAGTGATCGCCGCGGCAGCGACGCTCGGCAACGGCGAATCTGACCGTGAGATTCATTCGATTAATGCGGCGTTCCTCCGTCCTGGCGATTTGCGTGAACCCGTCCATTTCGAGGTTGAGGAAATCCTCGACGGCCGCTCGTTTTCCACTCGCATCGTCCATGCCTCGCAGGGTGGGCGAATGATTTTCAATGCACGAGCTTCGTTTCAGGAGGTCCAGCCCGGCGTTGAGCACGAGTCGCCGACGCCGCACGCACCGGACCCGGTGTCGCTTGCGTCGTCGACAGACTTCTTTGCGAACCTGGATCTGCCGGTTGCACGAATGATGAATTCGACGAACGCCGTGGATATTCGGCATGTCCAGCCGCCGCTGTGGGTGCGTCCTGCTCCCGCCACCTCGGAGCCGAATCTGATTTGGTTCCGGCTCCGTTCACCTCTGCCCGAGGCAGGTCAAACGTTACAGCGAGCACTGCTTGCTTACGCGACCGACCAGTTCATGCTCGAGCCGATCATGCGCATGCATGGCATGTTCTGGCTCGATCCGGCGGTTTCTCTGGCAACACTAGATCACCAGATTTGGTGGCACCGCGATGTTGACATGTCGGATTGGGTTCTTGCGGAGCTTTCATCCCCATCGGCGCAGGGCGGTCGCGGACTGGCCGTAGCGAAGTTCTTCCAAAAGGGCCGTCATGTTGCCACGATGAGCCAGGAGGGGATGGTCCGACGCAAAGACTCGAGGGGTTAG
- the ettA gene encoding energy-dependent translational throttle protein EttA, whose protein sequence is MAEFIYTMSRARKVVGDKVILDDVSMSFFPGAKIGMVGPNGAGKSTILKIMAGLDEPSNGEARLSPGYTVGILQQEPPLNEEKTVLENVQEGMGEMFQKVQRFNQIGLEMGEPDADFDALMEEMGKLQSEIDAANAWDLDSQLQQAMDALRCPPGDMPVNVLSGGERRRVALCKLLLEAPDLLLLDEPTNHLDAESVLWLEQHLQKYAGAVIAVTHDRYFLDHVAQWIAEVDRGHLYPYEGNYSTYLDTKAARLEVQGKKDAKLKKRLKDELEWVRQSAKGRQAKSKARLARYEEMAAEAESQRKLDFEEIQIPPGPRLGNVVLEATDLEKGFDGRTLIKDLSFSLPRNGIVGIIGPNGVGKSTLFKTIVGLEPLDGGNLKIGETVKLSYVDQNRAGIDPEKTLWEVVSDGLDYIQVGNVEMPSRAYVSAFGFKGADQQKKAGILSGGERNRLNLALTLKQGGNLILLDEPTNDLDVETLGSLENALLNFAGCSVVITHDRWFLDRVATHILAWEGTEENPASWYWFEGNFESYEKNKVERLGPDANRAGAQVYRKLTRD, encoded by the coding sequence GTGGCTGAATTTATTTACACGATGAGCCGTGCCCGCAAGGTTGTCGGCGACAAAGTGATCCTTGACGACGTATCGATGTCGTTCTTCCCCGGGGCGAAGATCGGCATGGTCGGTCCGAACGGTGCTGGCAAGTCGACCATCTTGAAGATCATGGCCGGCTTGGATGAGCCCTCCAACGGGGAGGCGCGCCTCTCGCCGGGTTACACGGTGGGCATCCTGCAGCAGGAGCCGCCCCTGAACGAGGAAAAGACCGTCCTGGAGAACGTCCAGGAAGGTATGGGCGAAATGTTTCAGAAGGTGCAGCGTTTCAACCAGATTGGCCTCGAAATGGGCGAACCGGATGCCGATTTCGATGCGCTGATGGAAGAGATGGGCAAGCTCCAGTCGGAGATCGACGCGGCGAACGCGTGGGATCTTGATTCGCAGCTTCAGCAGGCGATGGATGCTCTGCGTTGCCCGCCCGGTGATATGCCGGTCAACGTGCTTTCTGGCGGCGAGCGCCGTCGTGTGGCACTGTGCAAACTTCTCCTTGAAGCTCCGGATCTGTTGCTCCTTGACGAGCCGACCAACCACCTGGACGCGGAGTCGGTGCTCTGGCTCGAGCAGCACCTCCAGAAGTACGCCGGTGCAGTCATCGCCGTGACCCACGATCGTTACTTCCTCGATCACGTGGCGCAATGGATTGCTGAGGTTGATCGCGGTCACCTCTATCCGTATGAGGGTAACTACTCCACCTACTTGGATACGAAGGCTGCCCGTCTCGAAGTCCAGGGCAAGAAGGACGCCAAGCTCAAGAAGCGCCTGAAGGACGAACTCGAATGGGTCCGCCAGAGTGCGAAGGGCCGCCAGGCGAAGTCGAAGGCGCGTCTTGCTCGCTACGAGGAGATGGCGGCCGAAGCTGAATCGCAACGCAAGCTCGATTTCGAAGAAATTCAGATCCCGCCAGGGCCGCGCCTTGGCAACGTGGTGCTCGAAGCAACCGATCTGGAGAAGGGCTTCGACGGCCGTACCTTGATCAAGGACCTCTCATTCTCACTTCCGCGCAACGGTATCGTGGGAATCATTGGCCCGAACGGCGTTGGCAAGTCCACCCTGTTCAAAACCATCGTCGGCCTCGAGCCGCTCGATGGCGGAAACTTGAAGATCGGTGAAACGGTGAAGCTCTCGTACGTGGACCAGAACCGTGCTGGTATCGATCCGGAAAAGACTCTTTGGGAGGTTGTCTCGGACGGCCTGGACTACATCCAGGTTGGCAACGTGGAAATGCCGTCGCGCGCCTACGTTTCCGCATTCGGCTTCAAGGGCGCAGACCAGCAGAAGAAGGCGGGCATCCTCTCCGGTGGTGAACGCAACCGCCTCAATCTCGCGCTTACGCTCAAGCAGGGCGGAAACCTCATCCTTCTGGACGAGCCCACCAACGATCTCGATGTGGAAACCCTCGGTTCCCTCGAGAACGCTCTGTTGAACTTTGCGGGTTGTTCGGTGGTCATTACCCACGATCGCTGGTTCCTCGACCGCGTAGCCACCCATATCTTGGCGTGGGAAGGAACCGAAGAGAATCCAGCGTCGTGGTACTGGTTTGAAGGAAACTTCGAATCGTACGAGAAGAATAAGGTGGAGCGTCTCGGCCCGGATGCGAACCGTGCCGGAGCGCAGGTCTACCGCAAGCTGACTCGCGACTAA
- a CDS encoding single-stranded DNA-binding protein has product MSNDTIISVRGFAAADPQVYTNAINAESGESFERKCTVFRIGVTPSYYSTQAKDFRNGETAWYTVRTYGALADNVEESVTRGTALMVRGRFTVRQYKDSEGTMRSDNVIIADSVGLDLNSGTGRLVKRRREPLPGVKGEPGAPREESVDEATGEVLEGEVSAQEMGEGPQARTTDVADNLAHV; this is encoded by the coding sequence ATGTCGAACGACACCATCATTTCAGTCCGCGGTTTCGCTGCGGCCGACCCTCAGGTCTACACCAATGCCATCAATGCGGAGTCTGGTGAGAGCTTCGAGCGTAAATGCACCGTTTTTCGGATCGGGGTAACCCCTTCATACTATTCGACGCAAGCGAAGGATTTCCGTAACGGCGAGACTGCTTGGTACACCGTGCGCACGTACGGCGCGCTCGCGGATAACGTTGAGGAATCGGTCACCCGGGGCACGGCTTTGATGGTGCGCGGCCGGTTCACCGTGCGTCAGTACAAAGACAGTGAGGGAACCATGCGTTCCGATAACGTCATTATCGCTGATAGCGTGGGGCTCGATTTGAATTCGGGAACTGGACGTTTGGTGAAGCGCCGGCGTGAGCCTTTGCCGGGTGTTAAGGGCGAACCTGGAGCACCGCGAGAGGAATCAGTAGATGAAGCTACCGGCGAGGTGCTCGAGGGGGAGGTTTCGGCACAGGAGATGGGCGAGGGGCCACAGGCTCGCACCACCGACGTCGCGGATAATCTTGCCCATGTCTAG
- a CDS encoding GTP-binding protein, producing the protein MMAKEVTSELSERLRRLQVAVNSGGEFFDPFVSARAQDDLRRAEERMELGANLTVAALVGGTGSGKSTMFNAITGLDFADAGELRPTTERAAACTWNADSHVLLDYLEVSEDRRIEHGSILTAGTDRLDGLVLLDLPDHDSVAVGHSVLVERLVPMVDLLIWVLDPQKYADEVLHRGFLSALVSRADSMVVVLNQIDTVPESGREALVADVKALLERDGLPGVPVMTASALHGQGIDAIRDRLEDAVSAESMTARTAAAELNAIASRLRANLGESEPRMDEDAIDEISERIVRASGVGAVVESIRDSQGLTDSALVMPEQPSNTMVTAIRDTWMAHVREGLPIPWQNAVAGEVASAERLRRAIGGALRSVPLPSISRFPSIVLVALGVIFMVAGLVLAIIGVPFDDVVGRFAFAVFGVLAFGVYWWLAKRRLAHFARQAAERYEKEVRQAIVGVTRENLVDGVDTFLERHRVTREALSF; encoded by the coding sequence ATGATGGCCAAGGAAGTCACTAGTGAGCTCAGTGAGCGCCTGCGTCGCTTGCAGGTGGCGGTGAATTCGGGTGGTGAATTTTTTGACCCATTCGTCTCTGCTCGTGCGCAAGACGACCTGCGGCGAGCCGAGGAGCGCATGGAACTTGGTGCGAATCTGACTGTTGCGGCGCTGGTGGGTGGTACAGGTTCCGGCAAGTCGACGATGTTCAACGCGATCACAGGGCTTGATTTTGCGGATGCGGGCGAGCTTCGCCCGACGACGGAGCGTGCTGCAGCGTGCACGTGGAACGCGGATTCGCACGTGTTGCTGGATTACCTTGAGGTCAGCGAGGATCGCCGGATCGAGCATGGTTCGATTTTGACGGCTGGTACCGACAGGCTTGACGGGCTGGTGCTACTCGATCTGCCCGATCACGATTCGGTGGCGGTGGGGCATTCGGTGCTTGTGGAGCGTTTGGTGCCGATGGTCGATCTCCTGATCTGGGTGCTTGATCCTCAAAAGTATGCTGACGAGGTTCTGCACCGCGGCTTTTTGTCCGCCCTCGTTTCGCGTGCGGATTCGATGGTTGTGGTGTTGAACCAGATTGATACGGTTCCCGAATCCGGGCGTGAGGCGCTGGTTGCAGACGTCAAGGCTTTGCTCGAACGTGACGGCTTGCCCGGCGTTCCCGTGATGACGGCATCGGCGCTGCATGGGCAGGGCATCGATGCGATCCGCGACCGCTTGGAGGACGCTGTTTCTGCGGAGTCGATGACTGCGCGGACGGCTGCGGCGGAGCTTAATGCGATCGCGTCTCGGTTGCGTGCGAATTTGGGTGAGTCGGAGCCGAGGATGGACGAAGATGCGATTGACGAGATTTCTGAGCGGATTGTTCGTGCGTCCGGTGTTGGTGCAGTCGTCGAGTCGATTCGAGATTCGCAGGGGCTCACGGATTCAGCTCTGGTGATGCCCGAACAGCCGTCGAACACCATGGTCACTGCGATCCGTGATACGTGGATGGCGCACGTTCGTGAGGGGTTACCGATTCCGTGGCAGAACGCTGTTGCTGGGGAGGTAGCGAGCGCTGAACGCTTGCGACGCGCGATCGGCGGCGCGTTGCGTTCGGTGCCATTGCCGTCGATTAGCCGTTTCCCGTCGATTGTGCTGGTTGCACTGGGCGTGATTTTCATGGTGGCGGGGCTCGTATTGGCGATTATTGGCGTTCCCTTCGACGACGTCGTGGGTCGTTTCGCGTTCGCAGTGTTCGGCGTACTGGCGTTTGGAGTGTACTGGTGGCTAGCGAAGCGCAGGCTCGCACACTTTGCGCGTCAGGCGGCTGAGCGTTACGAGAAAGAGGTACGCCAGGCAATTGTCGGCGTAACGCGTGAGAATCTCGTTGACGGGGTCGATACGTTCCTTGAACGCCACCGCGTGACTCGTGAGGCTCTCAGCTTCTAA
- a CDS encoding GTPase translates to MNTASNSELVALVERTVGALKGVTLPLDMPGANELNTTRRQLLAQLESRILPHLRETEVPTIVVLGGSSGAGKSTLFNSVLGEEASEAGVLRPTTRTPVIAIHPSDKRSMSRHGIGNYGKFVEVAGGIPGIAFVDAPDLDSVDESNRELSARLMDSADLWVFVTTASRYGDAVAWSTLETARRRGITTAVVLDRVSERAFAPVREDLVSRMAQMDLADSPLFIIPDQGPHEGLLPANVVAEFRGWLETIAARKMGEALVDRTTAATLPHLRTDLTVLAEAVEMQSNAITDLKDKAREATSAPLEKLATNIEHGRFGRGAPTTSWLSLASTGGPLASLVAGRKPGLFAKRRGGERDNAMSAIFDAVLSSARVALVQGILAARGNVETAWREDIANLDELAKAASASVNPDEIADRTLAAWARDLRASGSKDNAWLSGVGVAALIGAAAGGVAGAQKAAAELGYGSQVEAARASLASHVREALDEVTSAYTGALDEISVGDARALRLRASELLDIEHMVERA, encoded by the coding sequence GTGAATACTGCATCGAATTCGGAACTTGTGGCCCTTGTTGAGCGCACTGTTGGCGCACTTAAGGGAGTTACTTTGCCTTTGGACATGCCCGGCGCTAACGAATTGAACACCACTCGCCGCCAGTTGCTTGCCCAGCTCGAGTCCCGTATCTTGCCGCACCTGCGTGAAACTGAAGTTCCCACGATCGTGGTGTTGGGCGGCTCGTCGGGTGCAGGGAAATCGACGCTGTTCAACTCAGTTCTTGGCGAGGAGGCGAGCGAGGCGGGCGTGCTACGGCCCACAACTCGCACCCCAGTGATCGCGATTCACCCCAGTGACAAGCGCTCGATGAGCCGTCATGGCATTGGCAATTACGGCAAGTTTGTTGAGGTGGCGGGCGGAATCCCGGGAATCGCGTTCGTCGATGCCCCGGATCTAGATTCGGTAGATGAATCGAACCGTGAGCTTTCCGCACGCCTGATGGATTCGGCGGATTTGTGGGTTTTCGTCACCACAGCTTCGCGTTATGGTGATGCCGTTGCCTGGTCCACGCTGGAGACTGCTCGCCGTCGTGGCATCACCACTGCGGTTGTGCTTGATCGCGTTTCGGAGCGCGCTTTCGCGCCGGTGCGTGAAGATCTGGTGAGCCGGATGGCCCAGATGGATCTTGCCGATTCGCCGCTGTTTATTATCCCGGATCAGGGTCCGCACGAGGGGCTACTACCCGCGAATGTCGTTGCCGAGTTCCGCGGTTGGTTGGAGACGATCGCAGCGCGCAAGATGGGGGAGGCGTTGGTTGACCGTACGACGGCGGCCACGCTGCCGCATCTGCGCACCGACTTGACTGTGCTCGCTGAGGCTGTAGAGATGCAGTCCAACGCGATTACCGATTTAAAGGACAAGGCTCGCGAGGCCACTTCCGCGCCACTTGAGAAGTTGGCAACCAACATCGAACACGGGCGTTTCGGGCGTGGTGCGCCAACGACGTCGTGGCTCTCCCTCGCGTCTACAGGCGGCCCGCTGGCGTCGCTGGTTGCGGGAAGGAAGCCGGGTCTTTTCGCGAAGCGGAGGGGCGGCGAGCGCGATAATGCCATGTCGGCGATTTTCGATGCGGTTCTCTCGTCCGCGCGTGTGGCTCTTGTCCAGGGGATCTTGGCGGCTCGGGGAAATGTGGAAACGGCTTGGCGTGAGGATATTGCGAACCTTGATGAGCTCGCGAAGGCCGCGTCGGCCTCGGTAAATCCAGACGAAATCGCGGATCGTACACTTGCTGCGTGGGCACGTGATCTTCGTGCATCTGGTTCGAAGGACAACGCCTGGCTCTCCGGCGTCGGTGTTGCGGCGTTGATCGGTGCCGCAGCTGGCGGGGTTGCTGGCGCGCAGAAGGCCGCGGCAGAACTCGGGTATGGGAGCCAGGTGGAGGCTGCGCGCGCCTCGCTCGCCTCGCATGTGCGCGAGGCGCTCGATGAGGTCACCTCCGCATATACTGGAGCGCTCGATGAAATTTCGGTCGGGGACGCCCGAGCGTTGCGCCTGAGGGCAAGTGAATTGTTGGATATCGAACACATGGTTGAGAGGGCATGA